gaaagcagccagacaggctgtgaagtcctgtaaggttagcaagttctagtccttcttgtaataactttaaccaggagaaaggacgtaagtcttgtgttagtctgttttcctgtcgttggatattcccgtggaccaggggcagtacttgcactaggcctcgccacagatagaggtgactgctaggccatgtggaggagggggagtagtatacagccccatgttgaggcgtggtccagcgggagttccaggggtctctaactatccatgtatatgaaaagtctcTATCCCGTCTGCGATGGAAGGGCCActtagggtctaactgttttctctctccccaataacggggtctatggatgttacaatagttataaggacagccagcattttggtgccaccaatagtgtttataattgtatttagtctgatcaaactcaaagcatattattggtgtcaaggtttggctatttggaaaccagtaaaatttagtagaattgggctgttgtaccctgaggaggggcaatcagcactggccaataatttcccgggattatgaggttgcccagggggggttcggttttcataaagccagaatctccagacaaagggattaagagctggttttgtgatttctccagcggccactagggtgactaacgttagggttagaccacctaactgtatgtttgcagtgagctatgctgccggcgcagggtgagttttaaggggttgtttctagctctgtccacagtccacgtgtccggtgcttcagccgccgccgtgattggtcccaggaggtcggaggttgggtccaccGGCTTGatgtgggtgtagtggatccacgacgcgatgccttctacctttagggcggtgggtgtggttaggagtacctggagtggtcctttccacctgggttctagggtctcttgtcggtgtcgcttgaccaggacccagtctcctggCTGGTATGGATGGGGTGTtggcgggggaccggtctcatatagttctttcagcttgggccagatttcttgatgaattttctgcaaggcttgtagggaaaataagagttcagagacattttctgtttcagacttgAGCAGATTATCTTTTAGGCtgggaactaagggtgggggtctgccatacataattttataaggggtaaggcctagtctgtaaggggtattatgggcccggaacagagcgtaggggagaaggaccacctaattagcgccagtctccatagttaatttagttaaggtctcttttaaggtcccaTTCATTTTCTCTACCTgtcttgaactctggggcctgtaagcgcaatgtagtttccaatttgtcCCAAGGATGGAAgtcaaatcctgacttaccttagcgacgaaggccggcccattatctgacctTATCTGGACGGGAAAGACATACCTGGgaaggatatcttccaggattttctttgctacaacctgagcagtttctttcttggtggggaatgtTTCAGTctaccctgaaaaagtatctacaaagacaagtaagtaccgatacctgtattttcctggctttatttcagtaaaatctacttcccagtagataccgggcctggttcccctgagccttgttcccaatgcagcctgggattgggggtaggcgttgttaagctggcagactctGCAACTTGTCACAATGTTGCTGGCTGTCTCGGCTGTATgcctgaatttgagcttagagtgtcgatcaggtctatcatccgccgagcacctaggtgggtggttcggtggatgtgttctaacacttgttgtcctaatttttctggtaggatggtttggtcattagtatcagtccaccacctattctggatctgtttcaggggaagcttgtcaatccactggagatcttgttctgaataatcagggaaatatggcaagtcccgggggcccgggtcagggagctggagtgcaaggagttggctgggagccttcgccacctttcttgcagtttggtccgccagaaagttgccttgagcagttggagtagttagtttctgatgtcccgggcaatgcacaatggctaacttttctggcctccataaaAGGCCAACAGCCcggctgttagcagggctaggatttcttgcttgttttttatctctttttctttagctgtcagtaacccccgctccctgtaaatggcctcATGTATATGCGCcattgcaaaagcatatcggctgtctgtatataccgtcagcttttttcccgcccctaaggtaagagcttgggtgagcgctatcagttcggccttctgggctgatgtccccgggggcaggggttccgcccagattaccttagtCTCTGAAGTTACTGctgctccagcgtacctctggccctgatgtatgaagctgctcccatcagtgaaccagacgaggtcggcgtcaggaagtgggcggtcttgcaggtcttctcgaactccatgcacctgagctagtatctcggtgcagtcgtggagtggggcgtccaggtctgggttgggcagcagcgaggcagggtttaaggtcgttgggggcaggaaagttatcccaggtcttcatggagggctccattgaacagggtaggagagttttttaatctttgtggcagtctggtccatgttagttggccacttatgcccttatcagggtcattccactcgcaggcgaagagcttttggctctgaggggctaaaggcaaactgaagaaagcatcttttaaatctaaaacagtgtaccattgatgtttagggtttagggtactcaggagggtatatgggttaggcacagttggatgtatgtTTACAATcctcttattgatttttttaaagtcttgtacaggtctgtattctccactattaggtttttgtaccggcaacaatggagtattccagggtgagtgacatgagcgaaggaccccttggtcaaggagccggcggatatgcggggcaattcctttcttggcctctaggggcatcgggtattggcatacccgcacggggtctgccccaggtttaagttcaacaaataaggcaggacggtgttttgctagtcctaagccccccgtttccgcccaagcttctggatattgctggagccaggttgctatgtcctggtcaggggccgtttgctcctggtggagctggtactcatcttctagggttatagtcaggacggacacgggttgattgtgggagttggtcacgacgggcccctcagggaggaaatggatctgtgctcccattttagttagcaggtctctccctaataggggacaggggctttcagggatgaccaggaaagaatgggttacattcttggctccgaggtttactgttctttgtgttgtccatgggtatttcttaactcctgtggccccttgtacccacgaggacttggaggataatttcccattagttttaactaagactgagtgctgtgctcccgtatcgaccaagaactggaccggggacccctccacttgcaaagttaccctaggttcggggaggggatccgaaccccgtcttccctagtcttcatctTGAGTAACTAGTAtgggtgtagacctagggggtccctgtcctcgttgtttctttttggggcagtctcttacccagtggccagcctccttgcagtaggcacattggtcttttctcagattatcatgcctggggggccgcctaggttgggtgtactctggctgtagatgttctttctgtactactgctgccaggaccttggtcattttttcagtggccttaaattgcctttcttctggagtaCCTCTGTTATTataaacccgctgggctatctgaaggaggtcctgaatccgctttccttccaagtcttctaatttttggagttttcttttaatatctggggctgcctgatttacgaaagacattacaacagctgcctgacttcctggagcctctggatctatgggggtgtactgtctaaaagcttccattaatctctctaagtaggtagctgggctctctgtctttccctgtagaatagaatatactttagccaaattagtgggcttgcgagcagctgcccagagacctgccattagagtctggcgataaaggtgtagctgtcccctaccttctgccgtgttgtagtcccatgccggcctggtcagaggaaaggtcgcgtttatgaggtcagggttggcagtcggttgaccgtcgtcccccgggaccagctttctagcttctacctgtattctctctcgctcttccgtggtaaacaagattcggaggagctgctgacaatcatcccaagtgggctggtgggtgaacatgacactatccagtaaagccagtaaatctttggggttgtctgaaaaccgagcactctgagtcttccagttatacagatcactggtggagaatggccagtactggagcttgGGGATTCCTGTGttatctgggggtcctatttcccgaaggggtaaagccaccgtggagtcaggcggctgggggggggggTCGGGGGCTAATCTGCGaagtgcgccctcgcgtccgccccaccggcccttcaaagttactttccctttcagcgGGCTCATGAGTGCCGGCcgcctcccctccgcctgctccCTCCTGCGACTCAGCCCGGGGGGCGGGTCCGGGTGCGGCGGCCGCCTCCCGTCCGCCTGCTCTCTCCCTCTATCTGTCATCCCGTGTCCTCTCTCCTTTAcactcagtctctttctctttctgatttccctctctgactctccacgtctgccgtttcctcccctttctctttccgatttcccttctcactttctccctttctccctctcccgtctcttatggtctctctctcactcattcttactttctgtgtctcttcctgtaaaggaatgtggattagaatccctgtaaaggaaatctgatctgacttattaatgataCCTAGTCGCAGGCGCGCTTCGGAAGTCCGGgaaccggggcaattcagaccgcacGCGCGCGGCCGGGAACCGGGGTCAGAGACAGCTAGATCAGatgagagccaggggacgtctcccaccggccTCCACTGGCCGTCCTATAGCGCGTCCaccaggactgtgccagctccagtttcagacctcgcgagtcacagattcagatttagaacagacacacagacacagacagacaaacggagatgagccagctcacctatcagtagatcgatcctagcagatccgttgaccaggggtctggtgggttTGGGGAATCCCAGACTAGCCCCCAGATGtaatgcccagaccgtttgttccccaaagaagaccaccagagtccagtgtcaaagccaagcggcaaggatctttactacaagttcgaacttggtccctccgtttcacagtatacaagagggccacGAACAATGCGAgcatttgctttttatagcccgaaagttgcaggggaacaaagaaattcttttggctcccgcactttcagtaaccttgaacggctgtctccttatcggagactttccaggtggtgtttgtactgggctcagggagttttgagcccggggctgaggaatgtgcccagctcctttcagtcttaaactcctgggccctgagtagctggaattacaggtgcacaccaccgcgcCCAGTGACATCAGACTTCAGATCAGAAACAATAcaggccagaaggcagaggagaaatttttttttaaagaactgcaAGAAAAACGAAGAAACTAACTATTGTGGATGGACACAAAGATTTTGTTTCTCTTCGCAATTGGAAATCACCTCAACGTCTGATGTGTGGGGATTTGTTAATTGACaggccataaaaaataaaaggatagtcTAGAAGTCTGTTTAATGATATTGAAAAATATCCACCATATATAGTAAAGTGAAACAGGCACTATGCTTAATGTATTTTgtaaattggaaaatatatatttatagacacAAGACGGCGGTTATAGCGACTGGACCTTACACAATTGTGGGAGCGGGTTACATGGTAGCCAGTgccaacctccaccctccacaGATATGTCTTCTTACCCACAGTAAACTGGAACTAGGCAGGGAGGGGAATTTTAGGAAATGCAGTCCCAGTTTTGCTAAATTGACACAATACAAATTCACCACATATCAGTAAAAGGCTACAGAGAAATTCACCCAGATGGTTTTAGCAGTAATTACTGGGAGTTGAGTGGGTTTAAATTCTCAGTACACAGGTCAGATGTGAGAAAATCaaacaattttgatttttaatcaaataagtcaacctaattttttaatataataagtCAACCTAATTTTCACTCCAATCCCTCCCATCCTGTCAAGGAGGAAGGAAATTcaccttccttcttccctccctccctccctttctcccttcgttccttccttctttccctccttccttcctttcttccttccctccctcccttccctcctttcatcttccctccctcccttcctccctccctcccttccatccttctttcctccctcccttcctcctttcctccctccctccctcctcgctcctccttccttctgtccttcatctcactctgttgcccaggctggagtgtcgtggcacaatcatagctcactgtcaccttgaactcctgggctcaatggctccttctcacctcagcctctcaaggacctgggactacaggcgcacaccacaacacacagctaattaaatttttttttttagagatgggggtcttgctatgttgcccaggctggtgttcaactcctagcctcaagtaatcctccttcttcagcctccccaaacagtaggattgcaggcatgagcctctgcacctggcagAAAAATACTGGACTTTTGTACAAATACCTATATTATTCATGAATAAACTTTAAACTGCCCTGAAATTATGGGACTGAAGTGATTAAAATCTTTATCCAAATGAAGACAACTACACTATTATCAAGAGTGTGGCATATTTGACCTACATCTAGATGTgtatatgcattttcttttctgaaaatgaataaaataacaaaagatttCAGTATTGTTGTTATCTATTAAATACCCAGTTAAACTCACTGTTTCTAAATGCACAGGGTGTGGGTTGCCCAAGTCCAGAACAGTCCAGAACAGTCCAGAACAGCCCAGAACAGTTCTCTGGGACATCTAGGTCACAGCGGAGCATGTTTTATTTCCTGAATTCAGTGTCCTCCATCGCGAGAGGTGATTCAtgtttattaggttggtgcaaaaattattgtggtttttgcaattattgcaattataatataattttgcaATTataacttttgcaccagcctaataaaAAACCACCTTGGCTGACAAGCTATGGGAATGGTATGGCCGCCAGAAATGACCTTCACAGTGTTCTAAAAAGCAGTGGCTTCCAGTTCAGAAGGGGTTTGCTGCTCTCTGTCTAATGAGTTggggttctcttttctcctccacGTTCTAGGGTTTTGATGCCTCTTAGCATCACCAGCTCTCATTTGGGGAGCAATTATGAATCGTTAGTAAAAGCTCAACTTTTTTAAGAAGCAAAACTAGCAAGAAAATTCAGCACGTCCCGGTTTTCTAGACAGCATGCTTGAAGACCACACCCAGGTGCTTAATAATTTAGCCTTTTGGGCAAGGTTCTCATTAGCGTAGATCGAAAACATGAATAATGCAGGCATTTGTGAATCACACTGCTCGGCGGTGCCGCACTGGCCAGGAAACACCTGAAGCAGTTGCAGAGGGGCTCAGGGTGACCAGATCCGGTGACTGGGTCATGATGACACCAAATTTGGTTAATGGGAATCCCAGGTCATGTCCGATGGTATCAAACCACAGCCGCTGCCTGCTGCCTTCTGCAGGTCTTTCAAGTCAAATGTCTCATGACAGTCAAAATGCCCGCCAGGAAATCAGACTCTATTtccctagttctttttttttttttctgagagggagtttcactcttgttacccaggctggaatgcaacggcaCGATgtaggctcaccgcaacctctgcctcctgggttcaagcaacactcctgcctcagcctcttgagtagctgggattacaggcatgagccaccatgcctggctaattttatatttttagtagagatggggtttcgccatgttggtcacgctggtctcaaactcccgacctcaggtgatccgcctggctcggcctcccaaagtgctgggattacaggcatgagccaccgtgcccagcctatttcctTAGTTCATTTTtcgtcctttttctttttttttttttttttcttttcttttttgttgagacaaggtctccctctgtcacccagtctggagtgcagtggtgccatcacagctcacagaagcctcaacctcctgggctccattGATTTCCCCCACCATAGCATCTCCCgtcaccagtagctgggaccgcaggcgcgcaccaccatgcctggctaatgctttattttttgtagagacgggggtctcatcatgttgcccagtctggtctcgaactcacgggctcaagcgaccctcctgcctcggcctcccaaagtgctgggatatcaggcgtgagccacagcacctggcctcctCTTTTCCCCCCTTGTTCCCCAGATCATTCTTGCATTCCTGATCTCCTTCTCAAACCCCAACATGTCTTCATCCTCAGCCAATGACCTTGCCTTCTCCTTAACTAAGAAACTAGTAACGACTGGAGAGTGTCCCCAAGTTCTCTAGACGACATCgtccctctcccagcctctgcaTCCACTcactctgccttcctgccttAGCTATAAAATGAACCATCAGGTCGGGTGCGGtcgcttacgcctgtaattccagcactttgggaggccaaggcaggcagatgatgaggtcaggagtttgagaccagcatggccaacatggtgaaaccctgtctctactaaaaatacaaaaaattagctaggcatggtgatgcatgcctgtaatcccagctactcagaaggctgatgcaggagaatagcttgaactcaggaggtggaggttgcagtgagctgagatcgtgccattgcactccagcctgggcgacagagcgagactccgtctcgaggaaaaaaaaaagaaccatccACATCCTATCTAACGCCAGCCCCTCCACCATCTAAACTGGATTCCATTCCTGCCACCCTCTCAAGCACATCTCTCCACGtactctcccctccctctcccgtGCCATCAATTTCTCTCTCCCTAATAGATCTTTCCCATTAACATAATATTAACTGAAaaagggactgaggcaggagtccCCATTGACTGAGGTTGATGCAGCAGTTTGAGGACATGCCGGGGAGGAACACCAGCCACGGGAGCATCTGTGACCTGTGCGTTTCCAGAGAGGGTTTGGGAACTTCactatttaaaggggaaagagcaAGCAGGAGGGATAAAGGAAGGGAGGGTAGGCAGAGAGGCAAATGGTCACATTCTCTCAAGGCTCTGATTGGCGATcaataaatctacattttacatgtcAACGAGGCATTTGTCTCCAGCTCAggaaatctacattttacataagataaacatgtgaaaagaggGAGTAGAGGAGTCCATGGTGCATTCCTCTCAAGCCCAGAGAATCTACTTTTTATGTAAGATTAAACATGTGAAAAGAGGGAGTAGAGGAAAGACTCCGTGATGCGTTCATCTCAAGCCCagtgaatctacattttacataagataaacatgtgaaaagaagGAGTAAAGAGTCCACGATACATTTATCTTGAGctcagtaaatctacattttacgtAAGAGACAGTAAACTTGAAAAGAAGTAGTAAAGAGTCTGTAATGCATTCATCGTAAGCCCAGTGAATCTACATTTTATATAagataaacatgtgaaaagaagGAGTAGAGGAGTCCATGGTGTGCTCATCTCAAGCCCAGTAAATCTACATTATACATAAGATAAACATGAAAAGAGAGAGTAGAGTCCGTGATGCATTCATCTTGAGctcagtaaatctacattttacataagattaAACATGTGAAAAGAGGGAGTAGAGGAGTCCATGGTGTGTTCATCTCAAGCCCGgtgaatctacattttacataagataaacaCGTGAAAAGAAGGAGTAAAGAGTTTATTCTGCATTTATCTTGAGCTCagtaaatctgcattttacataagataaacatgtgaaaagaggGAGTGAAGAGTTTGTGCTGCATTCATCTTAAGCCCagtgaatctacattttacagaAGATAAACATGTGAAAAGGAGTAAAGAGTTTATGCTGCATTCATCTTCAGCTCAGtaaatgtacattttacataagataaagtaaACATGTGCAAAGAGGGAGTAGGGGAAATGGGGCCATGCTGCATTTATCTCAGGGTAGGTGGAAGGATGATTTATGGTCTTGTGCTTGTCCTATCTATGTGAAAATAAGCTGGTAATTAACATCGTCAGTGTGAGATTTAGCAGAACTTGCTTTTAGGGCTAGTTTATAGGGGCAGATGTATCCTGAAAGAATTAGGGGCTCACTTTGTGAGCAACTTGTGAGGGAGACCATCTGGGAAGATATGTAAACTTCTATCATGGTGGGCACCTGGCTTATGCATGAGGCTAGAACATGGGGTTATGAAAATATAGCTctctgtggctgggcatggtggctcacgcctgtaatcccagcactttgggaggcgagggtgggaggatcacgaggtcaggagatcgagaccatcctggctcacatggtgaaaccccatctctactaaaaatacaaaaaattagccgggcatggtggtgtgcacctgtagtcccagctacttgggaggctgaggcaggagaatggtgtgaacttgggaggcggagcttgcagtgagccgagattgtgccactgcactccagcctgggtgacagaatgaaactctgtccccaaaaataaagaaaaaaagaaaatatagctcTCTGCTTGGGAACAAAAGGGAAAGCAGCATTGCACGACTGTTTCCAAGCTTGACTTTCTCTTTGGCAGAGTGAGTTTGGGGTCCTGAGACTTTATCATCTTTCACAATACAAACATGCTGGCGTATGGATCctatctttaaaacaaattttcaatACGGACAGCAAATGAGCATAGGAAAAGATGCTTAACGTTATTCATCATTAGAGAACGCAGATTCAAGCCACCATGAGGGcccagtggcacacgcctgtagttccacccactcaggagactgaggcaggaggatcacttgagctcaggagtttgaggctgtagtgtgcaATGTTCAtgcttgtgaatagccactgtactctagcctgggcaacatagcaagaccctgtctctaaaattttcttttaattaaaaaaataggccgagtgtggtggctgatgcttgCAActtcaatgctttgggaggccgaggcaggatgatcacttgagcccaggagtttgagaccagcctgggcaacatagtaagaccccaacaacaataaattacaaacaaataaataaaaccacaatgagatgccaatACCCATTAATGAAAGTGCCCAGAATGAGAAAGGCTGACCCATGCCAGGCATTGGCGAGGGCATGGGAGGAACTGGAACCCTCCTTCCCCGCTAAACTCACTTTCCTCGGAATAACAAATGCATTGCTCAAGTACTGAGCAACTCTCTTGGCTCTCCTTCCACTCTTCAACATGTTTTCCTTCCTGAATGTAAATTTCCTTTGGAAAACACAGTGGAAGTGTCGATCACATGACCCAGATGGTTCTATG
The nucleotide sequence above comes from Macaca nemestrina isolate mMacNem1 chromosome 4, mMacNem.hap1, whole genome shotgun sequence. Encoded proteins:
- the LOC139362954 gene encoding uncharacterized protein produces the protein MTDRGREQADGRRPPHPDPPPGLSRRREQAEGRRPALMSPLKGKVTLKGRWGGREGALRRLAPDPPPQPPDSTVALPLREIGPPDNTGIPKLQYWPFSTSDLYNWKTQSARFSDNPKDLLALLDSVMFTHQPTWDDCQQLLRILFTTEERERIQVEARKLVPGDDGQPTANPDLINATFPLTRPAWDYNTAEGRGQLHLYRQTLMAGLWAAARKPTNLAKVYSILQGKTESPATYLERLMEAFRQYTPIDPEAPGSQAAVVMSFVNQAAPDIKRKLQKLEDLEGKRIQDLLQIAQRVYNNRGTPEERQFKATEKMTKVLAAVVQKEHLQPEYTQPRRPPRHDNLRKDQCAYCKEAGHWVRDCPKKKQRGQGPPRSTPILVTQDED